The following coding sequences are from one Polynucleobacter sp. JS-JIR-II-50 window:
- a CDS encoding excisionase family DNA-binding protein translates to MKTITPETEYLSTRQSAKVLQVSLGTVQKMVELGELIAWKTRGGHRRILASSLEQQLQRRKRAMRQKTTQNCVAMGIFRRSENGQELLESIADWQLKVDMEMAVDSLEGLMKAVSIVPDLIFLDALIPPIEQVHLIHYLSKNKDTQRIPILVDEGFIKLHPGVVALADENSGVKHSLNESIKKELEDGLIDLNPLIIGYPATNPEAEGSWLHGNRHELLEPLFVEALARKCA, encoded by the coding sequence ATGAAAACAATTACCCCAGAAACGGAATATCTCAGTACTCGCCAAAGCGCCAAGGTTTTACAGGTTTCCTTAGGCACTGTGCAAAAAATGGTGGAATTGGGTGAACTCATTGCTTGGAAAACCCGTGGCGGCCACAGACGTATATTGGCTAGCTCTTTAGAGCAACAATTACAGCGCAGGAAAAGGGCTATGCGCCAAAAGACCACTCAAAACTGTGTAGCCATGGGGATATTTAGAAGATCCGAGAATGGGCAAGAGTTATTAGAATCTATTGCCGATTGGCAGCTCAAAGTAGATATGGAAATGGCAGTGGATAGCCTGGAGGGCTTAATGAAAGCAGTTTCCATTGTCCCCGATTTAATCTTTTTAGATGCCCTCATTCCGCCTATAGAGCAAGTCCATTTAATCCATTATCTTAGTAAAAACAAGGACACACAGCGCATACCTATTCTAGTAGATGAAGGTTTCATAAAGCTACACCCTGGCGTGGTTGCCCTGGCGGACGAGAACTCTGGTGTTAAGCATTCTTTGAACGAAAGCATTAAAAAGGAGCTTGAAGACGGTTTAATTGACCTAAATCCACTGATTATCGGCTACCCCGCAACCAATCCAGAGGCTGAAGGAAGCTGGCTCCATGGCAATCGGCATGAGTTACTAGAACCCCTTTTTGTGGAAGCCTTGGCAAGGAAATGCGCTTAA